In Coccidioides posadasii str. Silveira chromosome 4, complete sequence, one genomic interval encodes:
- a CDS encoding uncharacterized protein (EggNog:ENOG410PMA6~COG:D~MEROPS:MER0472834~BUSCO:4066at33183) encodes MIRGRDVLPPPTIARTGQQKPALPQRPKPPAPPTPSSAPPPPLPSRKIAHHSNAPPTLPPRKSSDLRKSGDSCFSTSSVSTSRTATSRSRGSSPKNVLRAPAWGEATLPPLPPKKANGNRVAGDREPGGQHPDTVIASNGKHLSPNASCRGRVTLLAQLHETKTGKSQVGVHNVKAPPSYEYNRGDFSKDVPISAPKLPSRPKPSIPTTETPISVAKNQILHDPPSVPQRKIPPPPPPPATLKKIKESSLATLSKSNGVPPPIPQTSRRLESNQSPAPTPPPVPISSRPDLSKLQATKPRIAPAAPPPPTNTLQCLKCRDFSGPDTHATRFPRQSLPTQDLSWLAVQLTSPFPSATDKARVIFTWLHHNIEYDVVSFFNHSVKPSTPEQTLQTGLAVCEGYAGLFERLATHAGLEARTISGHGKGYGFEKLAPGSPLPPFTAGHAWNVVRIDDGKWKLIDCCWGAGCVDGHNRPYIKRFAPECFTMSNDDFGLRHYPSDKTQFYRDDGRPSISWEEYILTNGPKGVDESVTVFTNVAADHGIGDMTFQPLSKFISIRTPGPMHFEFALICEHWTLTKHSHKSAPYVFMIGIHGIDGRKDDFVPFEYIRGSGPGGGGDRWSLDIPDPTTLGAPGQTLTLFALTSYGDNQDGRGLTVREFLEMRGRKAMGWSGVAQWQLVA; translated from the coding sequence ATGATTCGCGGGCGCGATGTCTTGCCTCCTCCAACCATAGCGAGGACTGGGCAGCAGAAGCCCGCTCTACCCCAGAGACCAAAACCACCCGCTCCACCGACCCCGTCGTCCgcccctcctcctcctctgccAAGCAGGAAGATTGCACACCACTCCAACGCGCCTCCCACTCTGCCACCCAGAAAATCCTCCGATTTGCGCAAATCAGGCGATTCATGCTTCTCGACATCCTCTGTTTCGACGAGCCGCACCGCAACTAGCCGTTCTAGGGGCTCCTCGCCCAAAAATGTCCTTCGCGCACCAGCATGGGGAGAGGCTACGCTGCCTCCATTACCTCCGAAGAAGGCCAATGGGAACAGGGTAGCAGGGGATAGGGAACCTGGAGGCCAGCATCCGGACACCGTGATCGCATCCAACGGGAAGCACCTCTCCCCTAATGCTTCCTGTCGGGGACGGGTGACTCTACTGGCTCAATTACATGAAACGAAAACCGGCAAGAGTCAAGTGGGAGTCCATAATGTTAAAGCTCCCCCTTCTTATGAATACAATAGAGGAGACTTCTCAAAGGATGTTCCTATATCAGCCCCCAAGCTTCCATCACGTCCGAAGCCTTCCATTCCCACCACGGAAACCCCAATATCCGTGGCCAAGAATCAGATATTGCATGACCCTCCGAGTGTTCCTCAGAGGAAAATACCACCACCCCCACCGCCGCCTGCGACactcaagaagatcaaggaATCATCACTCGCTACATTAAGCAAATCCAACGGCGTGCCTCCCCCTATTCCCCAGACCTCACGGAGGTTGGAGAGCAATCAATCTCCTGCTCCGACTCCACCTCCGGTTCCGATTTCTTCTCGCCCTGATCTATCTAAACTGCAGGCAACAAAACCACGAATTGCACCAGCTGCTCCCCCTCCCCCTACAAATACCCTTCAGTGTCTGAAATGCCGTGACTTTTCTGGGCCTGATACGCATGCGACACGTTTTCCGCGGCAGTCACTCCCAACACAAGATCTTTCCTGGCTGGCTGTGCAACTCACCAGTCCGTTCCCTTCTGCCACGGACAAAGCTCGAGTTATCTTCACATGGCTCCACCATAATATCGAATACGATGTGGTCTCCTTCTTCAACCACTCCGTGAAGCCATCAACTCCCGAGCAGACCCTACAGACCGGACTGGCCGTGTGTGAAGGTTACGCCGGACTCTTTGAAAGACTGGCAACCCACGCAGGTCTAGAGGCCCGCACGATCAGCGGACATGGAAAAGGTTATGGGTTTGAAAAGCTTGCTCCGGGATCGCCTCTGCCACCATTTACGGCCGGTCATGCTTGGAACGTGGTGCGGATCGATGACGGCAAGTGGAAACTCATCGACTGCTGCTGGGGTGCCGGGTGCGTGGACGGTCATAACCGGCCATACATCAAACGCTTTGCTCCAGAGTGCTTCACCATGTCGAACGATGACTTTGGCCTGCGCCATTATCCAAGCGATAAGACCCAGTTCTACCGCGACGACGGCAGACCTAGCATCTCATGGGAAGAGTACATTCTCACCAACGGCCCAAAGGGGGTGGATGAATCGGTCACGGTGTTTACAAATGTAGCTGCCGACCATGGTATTGGCGACATGACCTTCCAACCCCTTTCGAAATTCATCTCCATACGCACACCCGGACCCATGCATTTCGAGTTCGCGCTCATCTGCGAACACTGGACTCTCACAAAGCACAGCCACAAGAGTGCGCCGTACGTGTTCATGATCGGGATCCATGGCATTGACGGCCGAAAGGACGATTTCGTACCCTTTGAATACATTCGCGGCTCAGGCCCAGGCGGTGGAGGAGACCGCTGGTCCCTAGATATCCCCGATCCAACGACTCTAGGCGCCCCGGGACAAACGCTGACACTATTCGCTCTGACCAGCTATGGTGATAACCAAGATGGCCGAGGTTTAACGGTGCGGGAGTTTCTTGAAATGAGAGGCAGAAAGGCTATGGGTTGGTCGGGAGTTGCCCAGTGGCAGCTCGTGGCATGA
- the RRB1_1 gene encoding ribosome biosynthesis protein rrb1 (BUSCO:241586at4751~EggNog:ENOG410PF98~COG:S~BUSCO:6305at33183): MAKRGVEETDALSGALKAGERPMPDAPPNEMGEFEDEFEDEFESEDEIFEAGVDGRPDAEREEEERDAMDVDKQTFIPGRTKLAPGETLSPDPSTYDMLHTLTTPWPCLSFDIVRDNLGDNRKTYPATVYAVAGTQADRPRSKENQLMVLKLSGLSRMERERGEESDAESDSDDDSPSEPILESKSIVLNSTTNRIRAHQTPHSSNDPTKAPQTLTASMLENSQILIHDVSPYLASFDNPGLVIPPSASKPLSTLRMHKSEGYALDWSPLYPLGKLLTGDNDGAIYVTTRSEGGGWITDTRPFTGHTSSVEEIQWSPNERNVFASASSDGSVKVWDVRSKSRKAAVDVKISNTDVNVMSWSKQTFHLLATGADDGQWAVWDLRNWKPDNNKPSQLRPQSVACFNFHQEPITSIEWHPTDDSVVAVASADNTLTLWDLAVELDDEEVRDAGLADVPPQLLFVHYMEMVKELHWQGQMPGTLMATGSDGFGVFKTISV, from the exons ATGGCCAAACGCGGTGTGGAAGAAACAGATGCGCTTTCCGGCGCTCTCAAGGCGGGAGAGCGGCCGATGCCTGATGCCCCGCCAAACGAGATGGGCGAGTTTGAGGACGAATTTGAGGACGAATTCGAGAGTGAAGACGAGATCTTCGAAGCTGGTGTGGACGGTCGTCCAGACGCGGAacgggaagaagaagaaaggg ATGCGATGGACGTGGACAAACAGACCTTCATACCCGGTCGAACAAAGTTGGCACCCGGGGAAACGTTATCGCCGGATCCTTCTACATATGATATGCTCCATACCTTGACTACGCCGTGGCCCTGTCTATCGTTCGATATAGTCCGGGACAATCTAGGTGACAACAGAAAGACTTATCCCGCTACCGTATATGCAGTTGCTGGAACGCAGGCCGACAGACCGCGTTCGAAGGAAAACCAGCTTATGGTGTTAAAACTGAGTGGGCTTAGCAGAATGGAGAGGGAGCGAGGGGAGGAGTCAGACGCTGAATCGGACTCGGATGACGACTCTCCTTCGGAGCCTATCCTCGAATCCAAATCGATAGTTTTGAACTCTACGACGAATCGTATCCGCGCGCATCAGACTCCGCATTCGTCCAACGATCCAACGAAGGCGCCTCAGACCCTAACGGCCTCCATGCTCGAAAATTCCCAAATCCTTATCCATGACGTATCACCATACCTTGCTAGTTTCGACAACCCTGGTTTAGTCATCCCTCCATCCGCTTCGAAACCTTTATCTACCCTGCGAATGCATAAATCAGAGGGCTACGCCCTAGACTGGTCTCCCCTCTATCCACTTGGAAAGCTTTTAACAGGGGATAATGATGGTGCAATATACGTAACAACTCGCAGTGAAGGAGGTGGATGGATCACGGACACTCGACCTTTCACCGGCCACACTTCTTCTGTTGAAGAAATTCAATGGTCTCCGAATGAAAGGAATGTTTTTGCTTCTGCCAGCAGTGATGGCAGTGTCAAAGTTTGGGATGTTCGATCGAAATCTCGTAAGGCTGCCGTGGATGTGAAGATTTCAAACACAGACGTCAACGTCATGAGTTGGTCGAAACAAACATTCCATCTTCTTGCAACGGGTGCCGACGACGGCCAATGGGCAGTCTGGGATCTCCGAAATTGGAAGCCTGATAACAATAAACCTTCTCAGCTCCGACCACAATCTGTTGCGTGCTTCAATTTCCACCAAGAGCCCATTACTAGTATAGAATGGCATCCTACGGATGACAgtgttgttgctgttgcttcTGCAGATAACACTCTCACTCTATGGGATCTTGCTGTCGAGTTAGATGATGAGGAAGTACGAGATGCCGGTCTGGCCGATGTACCGCCACAGCTGTTGTTTGTTCATTACATGGAAATGGTGAAAGAGTTGCACTGGCAAGGACAGATGCCAGGAACTCTCATGGCTACTGGCAGTGATGGATTTGG GGTTTTCAAAACGATTAGCGTGTAA
- a CDS encoding uncharacterized protein (BUSCO:371862at4751~EggNog:ENOG410PG6J~COG:S~BUSCO:11496at33183), whose amino-acid sequence METTTVDPDRLSVQEDTVQTVQPAVDTLETTEPNVQPEHDMPSNTEEAPANSPQPYSNGYSNGPSTHHPSVEYAQSAPALSSHEGDFPSRFSSPTMAYQQLQQVPQSSSRPGSGLSSGGDRYGYSQSHSEQTSRPQSGPPSKNSVVIKVGMVGDAQIGKTSLMVKYVEGSWDEDYIQTLGVNFMEKTISIRNTEITFSIWDLGGQREFVNMLPLVCNDAVAILFMFDLTRKSTLNSIKEWYRQGRGFNKTAIPLLVGTKYDHFVNFPREDQEEISIQAKRFAKAMRASLIFSSTSHSINVQKIFKIVLSKAFDLKCTIPEIENIGEPLLLYQNV is encoded by the exons ATGGAGACAACCACAGTGGATCCAGACAGGCTATCGGTGCAGGAGGATACAGTCCAAACCGTGCAGCCAGCTGTCGATACCCTGGAGACCACCGAGCCTAACGTCCAACCAGAACATGACATGCCATCAAATACGGAGGAAGCGCCAGCCAATTCCCCTCAACCTTACAGCAACGGGTATAGCAACGGGCCGTCCACCCACCACCCCTCTGTTGAGTACGCTCAATCTGCGCCTGCACTGTCGTCACACGAAGGCGATTTTCCGTCAAGGTTCAGCTCACCTACAATGGCGTACCAGCAACTTCAGCAAGTACCGCAATCAAGCTCTCGCCCGGGCTCGGGTTTGTCGAGTGGTGGAGATAGATATGGATACTCGCAGTCGCATTCTGAACAGACCTCCAGACCGCAGTCGGGCCCTCCCAGCAAAAACAGTGTAGTAATCAAAGTGGGCATGGTTGGGGATGCGCAAATCGGCAAAACCAGTCTCATGGTGAAATACGTTGAAGGAAGCTGGGACGAAGACTATATCCAGACGCTAG GGGTAAACTTCATGGAGAAGACGATCTCGATTCGAAACACGGAGATTACATTTTCGATTTGGGACCTTGGTGGGCAACGAGAATTTGTCAACATGCTTCCCTTGGTCTGCAACGATGCGGTCGCTATTTTGTTCATGTTCGACCTCACTCGGAAGAGCACATTGAATTCTATCAAAGAATGGTACCGCCAGGGTCGTGGATTCAACAAAACTGCAATTCCACTGCTCGTCGGTACTAAATATGACCATTTCGTCAACTTCCCTCGCGAAGACCAAGAAGAGATTTCAATTCAG GCCAAGCGCTTCGCCAAGGCAATGAGGGCGAGCTTGATTTTTAGCAGCACAAGTCATAGCATAAATGTGCAAAAA ATTTTCAAGATCGTACTCAGCAAAGCCTTCGACCTGAAGTGCACGATCCCCGAGATCGAGAACATTGGCGAGCCGCTTTTGCTTTATCAAAATGTCTAA
- a CDS encoding uncharacterized protein (EggNog:ENOG410PJ41~COG:G~TransMembrane:11 (o6-31i89-111o117-135i147-167o179-199i284-303o309-325i332-353o381-405i417-436o448-466i)), which translates to MLTGNIYFIAAVAVIGGGLFGFDISSMSAILGTEQYRCYFDQYPKEPGRDCGGPKPDVQGGITASMAGGSWLGALVSGFLSDWMGRKRAIMAGAVIWVVGSIIVCASQNIAMLIVGRIINGFSVGICSAQVPVYISELAPPSKRGRLVGCQQWAITWGIMIMFYISYGCSFVKGTAAFRIPWGLQAIPAVLLFLGMLFLPESPRWLARKDRWDECRAVLAQVHGKGDANSPFVEREFQEIRDMCEFEKRNADVTYWELLKPNMINRTHVGVFTQIWSQLTGMNVMMYYITYVFAMAGLTGNTLLLSSSIQYVINVGMTVPALLWVDRWGRRPTLLVGAFLMMTWLFVNAAVLATRGSPAPPGGLGGVEAQSWQIYGPPSKVIIACSYLFVASFAPTWGPVSWIYPPELFPLRVRGKAVALCTSANWAFNFALGYFVPPSFVNIQWRTYVLFGVFCATMFIHVFFMFPETAGKTLEEVENIFTKGDVPYVGTPAWRTRVDYRKAAHLEQTGVRDEEDKQAAEHISTTRKGD; encoded by the exons ATGCTCACGGGAAATATCTACTTCATCGCCGCCGTCGCGGTCATCGGCGGCGGCCTCTTCGGTTTCGATATCTCGTCAATGTCCGCTATTCTTGGAACGGAACAGTACCGTTGCTACTTTGACCAGTACCCGAAAGAGCCTGGGAGAGACTGCGGTGGCCCGAAACCTGATGTGCAAGGAGGTATCACTGCCTCCATGGCCGGTGGATCGTGGTTGGGTGCTCTCGTCTCTGGTTTCCTCTCTGACTGGATGGGCCGTAAGAGAGCTATCATGGCTGGTGCTGTCATCTG GGTCGTTGGCTCCATTATCGTCTGTGCGTCCCAGAATATTGCAATGTTGATTGTCGGCCGTATCATCAACGGTTTCAGTGTTGGTATTTGCTCGGCGCAAGTTCCCGTCTATATCTCTGAGCTCGCGCCGCCATCCAAGCGTGGCCGCCTTGTCGGCTGCCAGCAATGGGCTATTACGTGGGGTATCATGATTATGTTCTA TATTTCATATGGCTGCAGCTTCGTTAAGGGAACAGCTGCTTTCCGTATCCCATGGGGGTTGCAGGCCATCCCTGCCGTGCTGCTCTTCCTTGGTATGCTTTTCTTGCCGGAGTCGCCCCGTTGGCTCGCCCGTAAAGACAGATGGGATGAATGTCGTGCCGTCCTCGCTCAGGTGCACGGCAAAGGCGATGCAAACTCTCCATTTGTCGAGCGCGAATTTCAGGAAATCCGAGACATGTGTGAATTTGAGAAACGAAATGCCGATGTTACGTACTGGGAACTCTTGAAACCAAACATGATTAACCGCACTCATGTCGGCGTCTTCACTCAAATCTGGAGTCAGTTGACCGGAATGAACGTTATGATGTACTACATTAC GTACGTATTTGCTATGGCGGGACTTACTGGTAACACCTTGCTGCTCTCCAGCAGCATTCAGTACGTCATCAACGTCGGCATGACTGTTCCCGCGCTTCTCTGGGTTGACCGTTGGGGTCGTCGCCCGACACTGCTTGTTGGCGCTTTCCTCATGATGACCTGGCTCTTTGTCAATGCCGCCGTTCTCGCCACCCGTGGTTCTCCAGCTCCTCCTGGCGGTCTTGGCGGAGTTGAAGCTCAATCGTGGCAGATCTATGGACCTCCCAGCAAAGTCATCATCGCCTGCTCCTATCTCTTCGTCGCCTCGTTCGCGCCCACCTGGGGACCCGTTTCATGGATCTATCCACCAGAGCTCTTCCCCCTCCGTGTCCGTGGTAAGGCCGTTGCTCTCTGCACTTCCGCCAACTGGGCCTTCAACTTTGCTCTCGGCTACTTCGTTCCCCCGTCCTTCGTCAACATCCAATGGCGCACCTATGTGCTCTTTGGCGTCTTCTGCGCGACCATGTTCATCCATGTCTTTTTCATGTTCCCTGAAACGGCAGGCAAGACACTAGAAGAGGTTGAGAATATTTTCACCAAGGGAGATGTGCCCTATGTCGGGACTCCGGCTTGGAGAACTAGGGTCGATTACCGCAAGGCTGCCCACTTGGAGCAGACCGGTGTTAGGGACGAAGAGGACAAGCAGGCTGCTGAGCATATTTCTACTACGCGGAAGGGTGATTGA
- the RRB1_1 gene encoding ribosome biosynthesis protein rrb1, variant 2 (BUSCO:241586at4751~EggNog:ENOG410PF98~COG:S~BUSCO:6305at33183), which produces MRFPALSRRESGRCLMPRQTRWASLRTNLRTNSRVKTRSSKLVWTVVQTRNGKKKKGVRGLPGNWHCDAMDVDKQTFIPGRTKLAPGETLSPDPSTYDMLHTLTTPWPCLSFDIVRDNLGDNRKTYPATVYAVAGTQADRPRSKENQLMVLKLSGLSRMERERGEESDAESDSDDDSPSEPILESKSIVLNSTTNRIRAHQTPHSSNDPTKAPQTLTASMLENSQILIHDVSPYLASFDNPGLVIPPSASKPLSTLRMHKSEGYALDWSPLYPLGKLLTGDNDGAIYVTTRSEGGGWITDTRPFTGHTSSVEEIQWSPNERNVFASASSDGSVKVWDVRSKSRKAAVDVKISNTDVNVMSWSKQTFHLLATGADDGQWAVWDLRNWKPDNNKPSQLRPQSVACFNFHQEPITSIEWHPTDDSVVAVASADNTLTLWDLAVELDDEEVRDAGLADVPPQLLFVHYMEMVKELHWQGQMPGTLMATGSDGFGVFKTISV; this is translated from the exons ATGCGCTTTCCGGCGCTCTCAAGGCGGGAGAGCGGCCGATGCCTGATGCCCCGCCAAACGAGATGGGCGAGTTTGAGGACGAATTTGAGGACGAATTCGAGAGTGAAGACGAGATCTTCGAAGCTGGTGTGGACGGTCGTCCAGACGCGGAacgggaagaagaagaaaggggTACGTGGGCTGCCCGGGAACTGGCATTGCG ATGCGATGGACGTGGACAAACAGACCTTCATACCCGGTCGAACAAAGTTGGCACCCGGGGAAACGTTATCGCCGGATCCTTCTACATATGATATGCTCCATACCTTGACTACGCCGTGGCCCTGTCTATCGTTCGATATAGTCCGGGACAATCTAGGTGACAACAGAAAGACTTATCCCGCTACCGTATATGCAGTTGCTGGAACGCAGGCCGACAGACCGCGTTCGAAGGAAAACCAGCTTATGGTGTTAAAACTGAGTGGGCTTAGCAGAATGGAGAGGGAGCGAGGGGAGGAGTCAGACGCTGAATCGGACTCGGATGACGACTCTCCTTCGGAGCCTATCCTCGAATCCAAATCGATAGTTTTGAACTCTACGACGAATCGTATCCGCGCGCATCAGACTCCGCATTCGTCCAACGATCCAACGAAGGCGCCTCAGACCCTAACGGCCTCCATGCTCGAAAATTCCCAAATCCTTATCCATGACGTATCACCATACCTTGCTAGTTTCGACAACCCTGGTTTAGTCATCCCTCCATCCGCTTCGAAACCTTTATCTACCCTGCGAATGCATAAATCAGAGGGCTACGCCCTAGACTGGTCTCCCCTCTATCCACTTGGAAAGCTTTTAACAGGGGATAATGATGGTGCAATATACGTAACAACTCGCAGTGAAGGAGGTGGATGGATCACGGACACTCGACCTTTCACCGGCCACACTTCTTCTGTTGAAGAAATTCAATGGTCTCCGAATGAAAGGAATGTTTTTGCTTCTGCCAGCAGTGATGGCAGTGTCAAAGTTTGGGATGTTCGATCGAAATCTCGTAAGGCTGCCGTGGATGTGAAGATTTCAAACACAGACGTCAACGTCATGAGTTGGTCGAAACAAACATTCCATCTTCTTGCAACGGGTGCCGACGACGGCCAATGGGCAGTCTGGGATCTCCGAAATTGGAAGCCTGATAACAATAAACCTTCTCAGCTCCGACCACAATCTGTTGCGTGCTTCAATTTCCACCAAGAGCCCATTACTAGTATAGAATGGCATCCTACGGATGACAgtgttgttgctgttgcttcTGCAGATAACACTCTCACTCTATGGGATCTTGCTGTCGAGTTAGATGATGAGGAAGTACGAGATGCCGGTCTGGCCGATGTACCGCCACAGCTGTTGTTTGTTCATTACATGGAAATGGTGAAAGAGTTGCACTGGCAAGGACAGATGCCAGGAACTCTCATGGCTACTGGCAGTGATGGATTTGG GGTTTTCAAAACGATTAGCGTGTAA